Proteins co-encoded in one Brassica oleracea var. oleracea cultivar TO1000 chromosome C4, BOL, whole genome shotgun sequence genomic window:
- the LOC106339439 gene encoding probable aquaporin SIP2-1 translates to MGRIGIVVSDLVLSFMWTWAGVLVNILVHGVLGFSRKDTTGEIVRYLFSVISMFVFAFLQKLSKGGLYNPLTALAAGVTGGFSNFIFTVLVRIPVEVLGSILGVKHIIHVFPEIGKGPKLNVAIHHGALTEGILTFFIVMLSLGLARKIPGSFFMKTWIGSIAKLTLHVLGADLTGGCMNPAAVMGWAYARGEHITQEHLLVYWLGPIKATLLAVWFFNVVFRPLTEEEEKPKAKTD, encoded by the exons ATGGGTCGAATCGGTATAGTGGTTTCTGATCTTGTGTTGTCCTTTATGTGGACATGGGCAGGAGTTCTTGTCAACATCTTAGTTCACGGAGTACTCGGATTCAGCCGGAAAGATACCACCGGCGAGATCGTCCGGTATCTCTTCTCCGTCATCTCCATGTTCGTCTTCGCATTCCTTCAGAAACTCAGCAAAGGTGGACTTTACAACCCTTTAACCGCTTTGGCTGCTGGTGTCACCGGTGGCTTCAGCAATTTCATCTTCACCGTCCTGGTTCGAATCCCCGTTGAG GTTTTAGGATCAATCCTTGGGGTTAAACATATCATCCATGTTTTCCCTGAGATTGGGAAAGGACCAAAACTAAACGTAGCAATCCATCATGGCGCTTTAACCGAGGGGATACTAACATTTTTTATTGTCATGCTCTCACTGGGACTAGCAAGGAAGATCCCTGGAAGTTTCTTCATGAAGACTTGGATTGGTAGTATTGCTAAGTTAACTCTCCATGTTCTTGGTGCTGATCTAACCGGTGGATGCATGAATCCAGCAGCG GTTATGGGATGGGCTTATGCACGAGGTGAACATATAACACAAGAGCATCTACTTGTGTATTGGCTTGGACCTATCAAGGCTACATTGCTGGCTGTTTGGTTCTTCAATGTTGTGTTTAGGCCTCTCACCGAAGAAGAAGAGAAACCTAAGGCTAAGACTGATTGA
- the LOC106339440 gene encoding magnesium-protoporphyrin IX monomethyl ester [oxidative] cyclase, chloroplastic-like: MTGKPSSLWSRFFCLSVHVTMYLNDCQRTDFYEGIGLNTKEFDMHVIIETNRTTARIFPAVLDVENPEFKRKLDRMVVINEKLMAVGQTDDPSFVKNLKRIPLIAGLVSEILAAYLMPPVESGSVDFAEFEPNLVY; encoded by the exons ATGACTGGCAAGCCAAGCTCGCTCTGGTCTCGTTTCTTCTGCCTCTCG GTTCATGTGACAATGTACCTCAACGATTGTCAAAGAACTGATTTCTATGAAGGTATTGGTTTAAACACAAAGGAGTTCGACATGCACGTCATCATTGAG ACAAACCGAACCACGGCTAGAATATTCCCGGCTGTGCTGGATGTTGAGAACCCTGAGTTCAAGAGGAAGCTAGATAGAATGGTTGTGATCAATGAGAAGCTGATGGCTGTAGGACAAACAGACGATCCTTCCTTTGTCAAGAACCTCAAGAGGATTCCTCTCATTGCTGGTTTAGTATCTGAGATCTTGGCTGCTTATCTCATGCCTCCTGTTGAGTCTGGATCTGTTGACTTTGCTGAGTTTGAGCCTAATCTTGTCTATTAA
- the LOC106339403 gene encoding 50S ribosomal protein 5, chloroplastic-like, translating into MSLLSFNSLAPLSSLSSQRLQLSSSSSPVFILKPSTVESKNRVSLSAYSLSISHGRAAIVKAASSGVDGAEPESNEEPPKTVVAAVPVDKLPLESKEAKEKLLLEQRMKMKLAKKIRLRRKRLVRKRKLRKKGRWPPSKMKKLKNV; encoded by the exons ATGTCACTTCTCTCTTTCAATTCTCTCGCTCCTCTCTCTTCTCTCTCTTCTCAAAGGCTTCAACTTTCGTCTTCCTCTTCACCAG TTTTCATCCTTAAACCCAGCACCGTCGAGTCAAAGAACAGAGTCTCACTCAGTGCGTACAGCTTGAGCATTAGCCATGGAAGAGCAGCGATTGTGAAGGCAGCTTCTTCTGGCGTGGACGGAGCTGAGCCTGAGAGCAATGAGGAACCACCTAAGACTGTTGTTGCTGCTGTTCCTGTGGATAAACTGCCGTTGGAGTCGAAAGAAGCTAAAGAGAAGCTGCTGCTGGAACAGAGGATGAAGATGAAGCTGGCCAAGAAGATTAGGCTAAGGAGGAAACGTCTGGTTCGTAAGCGTAAGTTGAGGAAGAAGGGTCGATGGCCACCTTCCAAGATGAAGAAGCTCAAGAATGTTTAG
- the LOC106341257 gene encoding heavy metal-associated isoprenylated plant protein 26-like, with product MLDWMHGNFRLSLALSVVELLVDMDCQGCETKVRRAISKLDGVDTVEIDVDQQKVTVTGYIDREEVLRIVKRTGRGAEFWPFPYDGYYGDYYTYPSHQYMEQSNQKINNHGENSISYGGNYNFYEDSSINGYYPRSPQKVDENDIHLFSDDNVHACAVM from the exons ATGCTTGATTGGATGCATGGAAACTTTCGGTTATCCCTCGCTCTATCT GTTGTGGAGCTTCTGGTAGATATGGATTGCCAAGGATGTGAAACGAAAGTTCGAAGAGCCATTTCCAAACTCGATG GAGTGGATACGGTAGAGATAGACGTGGATCAACAAAAGGTGACGGTCACAGGGTACATTGATAGGGAAGAGGTACTTAGAATCGTAAAACGAACGGGACGAGGGGCAGAGTTCTGGCCATTCCCGTATGACGGATATTACGGCGACTATTACACATATCCTTCTCATCAATATATGGAACAATCGAATCAGAAAATAAATAATCATGGAGAAAACAGTATTTCATACGGTGGGAACTACAATTTCTACGAAGATTCTTCTATCAACGGTTATTATCCTCGTTCACCCCAAAAAGTTGATGAAAATGATATTCATCTCTTTAGCGATGACAATGTACATGCTTGTGCTGTCATGTAA
- the LOC106337102 gene encoding calmodulin-binding protein 25-like — protein sequence MASSDGLASVEPWSFRQSFNIDSWLLPDHDSDILAKALHRSISTSTPTDPFSPSAYFDSAAVADLSPPQTLSNVSFASDLDISGAGGANRKRGPGVSGDKPAKRRSRVSTKKSQTTFITADAANFRQMVQQVTGAKFIGSSSHGIFSPIVKPEPHRLATRLPPSSSSVVPTLDTSSFLSNHHQENMINDFSSVSAPASSVFQSSTASTVKSGVGGGGGSAVELDSYFPTLESWKVM from the coding sequence ATGGCGTCGTCTGATGGATTGGCGAGCGTTGAGCCTTGGTCGTTCCGACAAAGCTTCAACATCGACTCCTGGTTACTTCCTGATCACGACAGTGACATACTCGCCAAAGCTCTTCACAGATCCATCTCTACATCTACACCCACCGATCCTTTTTCTCCTTCGGCTTACTTCGACTCCGCCGCCGTTGCCGATCTTTCTCCTCCGCAAACGCTCTCTAACGTCTCCTTCGCCTCAGATCTGGACATCTCCGGCGCTGGTGGGGCGAACCGGAAGCGTGGTCCTGGCGTCTCCGGAGATAAACCAGCGAAACGCCGATCTCGAGTCTCAACGAAGAAGTCTCAGACAACCTTTATAACGGCGGACGCGGCTAACTTCCGGCAGATGGTTCAGCAAGTCACCGGCGCGAAGTTCATCGGTTCTTCTTCCCACGGCATTTTCTCTCCGATCGTGAAGCCGGAGCCGCATAGGCTCGCTACCAGGCTACCACCATCGTCATCCTCGGTGGTTCCCACGCTTGATACGTCGTCGTTTTTGTCGAACCATCACCAGGAGAACATGATCAACGATTTTAGCTCTGTTTCAGCGCCGGCGAGTTCGGTTTTTCAGTCAAGTACGGCGTCGACGGTGAAGTCCGGTGTTGGTGGTGGCGGTGGTTCCGCCGTGGAGTTGGATAGTTACTTCCCTACGCTTGAGTCGTGGAAAGTTATGTGA